From Rhodococcus antarcticus, the proteins below share one genomic window:
- the rpmH gene encoding 50S ribosomal protein L34, with the protein MAKGKRTFQPNNRRRARVHGFRLRMRTRAGRAIVSARRRKGRDELTA; encoded by the coding sequence GTGGCCAAGGGCAAGCGGACGTTCCAGCCGAACAACCGGCGTCGTGCACGCGTGCACGGCTTCCGCCTGCGCATGCGGACCCGTGCCGGTCGCGCGATCGTGTCGGCGCGCCGCCGCAAGGGTCGCGACGAGCTGACCGCCTGA
- the dnaA gene encoding chromosomal replication initiator protein DnaA gives MVDEPRELHAVWDDVVGELSSPAAPGAPVLSGQQRAWLRLTRPVALVDGFALLAAPTAFAKEAIERGLREPITAALSRHLGFEVSLAVKVDEASKIVDAAPADGAVRPASHGETVVQDAAPADAVEDDADEVDEERDALATVHEIWPSYSTSRAPTPTPSQTRLNAKYTFDTFVIGASNRFAHAAAVAVAEAPARAYNPLFIWGESGLGKTHLLHAAGHYAQRLFPGMRVRYVSTEEFTNDFINSLRDDRKVAFQRRYRDIDVLLVDDIQFLEGKEGTQEEFFHTFNTLHNANKQIVVSSDRPPKQLATLEDRLRTRFEWGLITDVQPPELETRIAILRKKAQMDRLAVPADVLEFIASRIERNIRELEGALIRVTAFASLNQQPVDQALAEIVLRDLIPDASSLEINAATIMAVTAEYFGNSLDELCGPGKTRAVANARQIAMYLCRELTDLSLPRIGQTFGGRDHTTVMHADKKIRKEMAERRTTYDQVQELTARIKQRSRR, from the coding sequence GTGGTCGACGAACCACGAGAGCTCCACGCCGTCTGGGACGACGTCGTGGGTGAGCTGAGCAGCCCGGCCGCACCCGGGGCGCCCGTGCTCTCCGGCCAGCAGCGGGCCTGGTTGCGCCTGACCCGCCCGGTGGCTCTCGTCGACGGCTTCGCGCTGCTGGCCGCGCCCACCGCCTTCGCCAAGGAGGCGATCGAGCGCGGGCTCCGCGAGCCGATCACCGCTGCCCTCAGCCGCCACCTGGGGTTCGAGGTCTCCCTCGCCGTCAAGGTCGACGAGGCCTCCAAGATCGTGGACGCCGCACCCGCTGACGGGGCCGTCCGTCCCGCGTCGCACGGCGAGACGGTGGTCCAGGACGCCGCGCCCGCCGACGCGGTGGAGGACGACGCCGACGAGGTGGACGAGGAGCGTGACGCGCTCGCCACCGTGCACGAGATCTGGCCGAGCTACTCGACCAGCCGGGCGCCCACGCCGACTCCGTCCCAGACCCGGCTCAACGCCAAGTACACCTTCGACACCTTCGTCATCGGTGCCTCCAACCGGTTCGCCCACGCGGCGGCCGTCGCGGTGGCCGAGGCACCCGCCAGGGCCTACAACCCCCTGTTCATCTGGGGGGAGTCGGGGCTCGGCAAGACGCACCTGCTGCACGCCGCCGGCCACTACGCCCAGCGGCTGTTCCCCGGGATGCGCGTGCGGTACGTGTCCACCGAGGAGTTCACCAACGACTTCATCAACAGCCTGCGCGACGACCGCAAGGTGGCCTTCCAGCGCCGCTACCGCGACATCGACGTGCTGCTCGTGGACGACATCCAGTTCCTGGAGGGCAAGGAGGGCACCCAGGAGGAGTTCTTCCACACCTTCAACACCCTCCACAACGCCAACAAGCAGATCGTGGTGTCCTCCGACCGCCCGCCCAAGCAGCTCGCGACCCTGGAGGACCGGTTGCGCACCCGGTTCGAGTGGGGCCTGATCACCGACGTGCAGCCGCCCGAGCTGGAGACGCGCATCGCGATCCTGCGCAAGAAGGCGCAGATGGACCGGCTCGCGGTGCCCGCCGACGTGCTCGAGTTCATCGCCAGCCGCATCGAGCGCAACATCCGCGAGCTCGAGGGCGCCCTCATCCGCGTGACCGCGTTCGCCTCGCTCAACCAGCAGCCGGTCGACCAGGCGCTCGCCGAGATCGTGCTGCGCGACCTCATCCCCGACGCCTCCAGCCTCGAGATCAACGCCGCGACGATCATGGCCGTCACCGCCGAGTACTTCGGCAACTCCCTCGACGAGCTGTGCGGCCCGGGCAAGACCCGTGCCGTGGCGAACGCCCGCCAGATCGCGATGTACCTCTGCCGGGAGCTGACCGACCTGTCCCTGCCGCGCATCGGGCAGACCTTCGGCGGCCGCGACCACACCACGGTGATGCACGCCGACAAGAAGATCCGCAAGGAGATGGCCGAGCGGCGCACCACCTACGACCAGGTGCAGGAGCTCACCGCGCGCATCAAGCAGCGCTCCCGCCGCTGA
- the rsmG gene encoding 16S rRNA (guanine(527)-N(7))-methyltransferase RsmG, which yields MTSDDVRTTVFGDRRELAERFWGVLATTAVERGLIGPREVDRLWDRHLLNCAVVAELVADGASVVDVGSGAGLPGVVLAIARPDLRVTLVEPLLRRATFLSETVAALELNVAVVRGRAEDRQVVLDIGGADVVTARAVAPLAKLMGWCLPLAAEGGQVLALKGESAGEELERDRTSVVHAGGGELAVLECGVGVLETPTRVIRAVRQPPRNRKGRRR from the coding sequence GTGACTTCCGACGACGTGCGGACGACGGTGTTCGGTGACAGACGCGAGCTCGCGGAGCGCTTCTGGGGCGTGCTGGCCACCACTGCGGTGGAGCGTGGCCTGATCGGCCCCCGCGAGGTGGACAGGCTCTGGGACCGCCACCTGCTGAACTGCGCCGTCGTGGCGGAGCTCGTGGCCGATGGTGCGAGCGTGGTGGACGTGGGTAGCGGTGCCGGGTTGCCCGGCGTGGTCCTGGCCATCGCGCGACCCGATCTCCGGGTGACCCTGGTCGAGCCGCTGCTGCGGCGGGCTACCTTCCTCAGCGAGACGGTGGCGGCGCTCGAGCTCAACGTCGCTGTCGTGCGTGGGCGGGCGGAGGATCGCCAGGTGGTGCTGGACATCGGCGGGGCCGACGTCGTGACCGCGAGGGCGGTCGCACCGCTGGCCAAGCTGATGGGGTGGTGTCTACCGCTCGCGGCCGAGGGTGGACAGGTTCTCGCCCTGAAGGGGGAGTCGGCCGGCGAGGAGCTGGAGCGTGACCGCACGTCGGTGGTCCACGCCGGGGGTGGGGAGCTGGCGGTGCTCGAGTGCGGCGTCGGTGTGCTGGAGACCCCCACGCGCGTGATCCGGGCGGTGCGGCAACCTCCGCGCAACCGGAAGGGCCGGCGCCGATGA
- the yidC gene encoding membrane protein insertase YidC → MLNFIYYPVSAILWFWHKVFGYVLGPSSGVAWALSVIFLVFTLRAVLFKPAANQLKTQRQMQEFQPQIKALQKKYAKDRQKLAVEMQKLQKENGFNPLSSCLPILLQAPVFIGLFHVLRSFNRTTGGFGRSAMSVTDNANTANYVFSVSDVQSFLDAKLFGAPLAAQISSTPEQLLVYVTKVGETVTRVDIALVAVPLMIIAGIATHFTARASVARQAANAATAAAATPQTAMMNKLILWVFPLFVVVGGPFFPVAILLYWLSNNGWTLVQQHYLFANMAKQEEAKRADVVERRAATAPKPGAKPLSTKKKAPPTAADPAVDLVKPADEGPASTVAEPFVDPGANRPSRPSAASRKGGTNRAARATSSTGATSSSARPPRKKR, encoded by the coding sequence GTGCTGAACTTCATCTACTACCCGGTGTCGGCCATCTTGTGGTTCTGGCACAAGGTGTTCGGCTACGTGCTGGGTCCCTCCAGCGGGGTGGCCTGGGCCCTCTCGGTGATCTTCCTCGTGTTCACCCTCCGTGCGGTCCTGTTCAAGCCGGCCGCGAACCAGCTGAAGACGCAGCGCCAGATGCAGGAGTTCCAGCCGCAGATCAAGGCGCTGCAGAAGAAGTACGCCAAGGACCGCCAGAAGCTGGCCGTGGAGATGCAGAAGCTGCAGAAGGAGAACGGGTTCAACCCGCTCTCCAGCTGCTTGCCGATCCTGCTGCAGGCGCCGGTGTTCATCGGGCTGTTCCACGTGCTGCGCTCGTTCAACCGGACCACCGGTGGCTTCGGCCGTTCCGCCATGTCCGTGACGGACAACGCGAACACGGCCAACTACGTCTTCAGCGTCAGCGACGTGCAGTCCTTCCTCGACGCCAAGCTGTTCGGGGCCCCGCTGGCGGCCCAGATCAGCTCGACGCCCGAGCAGCTCCTGGTCTACGTGACGAAGGTCGGCGAGACCGTCACCCGGGTGGACATCGCCCTGGTGGCGGTGCCGCTGATGATCATCGCCGGCATCGCGACGCACTTCACCGCGCGCGCCTCGGTCGCCCGACAGGCGGCCAACGCCGCGACGGCCGCGGCCGCCACCCCGCAGACCGCGATGATGAACAAGCTCATCCTCTGGGTGTTCCCGCTGTTCGTGGTCGTCGGTGGACCGTTCTTCCCGGTCGCCATCCTGCTGTACTGGCTGAGCAACAACGGGTGGACGCTCGTCCAGCAGCACTACCTGTTCGCCAACATGGCCAAGCAGGAGGAGGCAAAGCGGGCCGACGTCGTGGAGCGGCGGGCGGCCACGGCACCCAAGCCCGGTGCCAAGCCGCTCAGCACGAAGAAGAAGGCCCCACCCACTGCTGCTGATCCGGCGGTGGACCTGGTGAAGCCCGCCGACGAGGGGCCGGCGTCCACCGTCGCGGAGCCTTTCGTGGATCCAGGGGCGAACCGGCCGTCGCGGCCGTCGGCGGCCTCCCGCAAGGGTGGGACGAACCGTGCGGCCCGGGCCACCTCGAGCACCGGTGCGACGTCGTCGTCCGCCCGTCCACCGCGCAAGAAGCGCTGA
- the yidD gene encoding membrane protein insertion efficiency factor YidD has translation MTATGAAARLWHLPADLLVRLVRLYQVWISPMTPPSCRYSPVCSQYAVEALRERGAVIGVTLTLWRLLRCNPWQSGGWDPVPHGKDKRSE, from the coding sequence GTGACCGCGACCGGCGCCGCGGCCCGGCTGTGGCACCTGCCCGCCGATCTGCTCGTGCGGCTGGTGCGGCTCTACCAGGTGTGGATCTCCCCCATGACCCCCCCGAGCTGCCGCTACAGCCCGGTCTGCAGCCAGTACGCGGTGGAGGCCCTGCGCGAGCGCGGTGCCGTGATCGGGGTCACCCTGACCCTCTGGCGCCTGCTTCGGTGCAACCCCTGGCAGTCTGGAGGGTGGGACCCCGTGCCCCACGGCAAGGACAAGAGGAGCGAGTAG
- the gnd gene encoding phosphogluconate dehydrogenase (NAD(+)-dependent, decarboxylating), with product MKVGLVGLGKMGFNMRERLRRADIDVVGYDPRPEVTDVASLAELAGALEGPRIIWVMVPSGPITRDTVSELADVLSPGDLVIDGGNSRFTDDGPNAALLDAKGIGYLDCGVSGGVWGLDNGYGLMAGGSAEDVARAMPVFDALRPEGPREEGFAHAGPVGAGHYSKMVHNGIEYGLMAAYAEGFELLEAEDLVTDVPAVLKAWTRGTVVRSWLLDLLVKAVEQDPGLSKISGWTADSGEGRWTVEEAINHSVPVPVISAALFARFASRQDTSPTMKAVAALRNQFGGHDVHKAGPTSGSGATS from the coding sequence ATGAAGGTCGGACTGGTCGGACTGGGCAAGATGGGCTTCAACATGCGCGAGCGCCTGCGCCGTGCGGACATCGACGTCGTGGGCTACGACCCACGGCCCGAGGTCACCGACGTCGCCTCGCTGGCCGAGCTCGCGGGGGCGCTCGAGGGTCCTCGGATCATCTGGGTGATGGTGCCCTCGGGTCCGATCACCCGGGACACCGTCAGCGAGCTGGCCGACGTGCTGAGCCCCGGTGACCTGGTCATCGACGGCGGGAACTCCCGGTTCACCGACGACGGACCGAACGCCGCGCTGCTCGACGCCAAGGGCATCGGCTACCTCGACTGCGGGGTGTCCGGCGGCGTGTGGGGCCTGGACAACGGCTACGGCCTCATGGCCGGCGGGTCCGCCGAGGACGTGGCGCGGGCCATGCCGGTCTTCGACGCGCTGCGTCCGGAGGGTCCGCGCGAGGAGGGTTTCGCGCACGCCGGTCCGGTGGGGGCCGGGCACTACTCCAAGATGGTCCACAACGGCATCGAGTACGGCCTGATGGCCGCCTACGCCGAGGGCTTCGAGCTGCTCGAGGCCGAGGACCTCGTCACCGACGTCCCCGCGGTGCTCAAGGCGTGGACCCGCGGGACGGTGGTGCGCTCCTGGCTGCTCGACCTGCTGGTCAAGGCGGTGGAGCAGGACCCGGGCCTCAGCAAGATCTCCGGCTGGACGGCCGACTCCGGCGAGGGGCGCTGGACGGTGGAGGAGGCCATCAACCACTCGGTGCCCGTGCCGGTGATCTCCGCGGCCCTGTTCGCCCGCTTCGCCTCCCGGCAGGACACCTCGCCGACCATGAAGGCCGTGGCGGCGCTGCGCAACCAGTTCGGCGGGCACGACGTGCACAAGGCGGGTCCCACCTCGGGCTCCGGCGCCACCAGCTAG
- a CDS encoding protein jag: protein MQERGVEHVVDERAVDAAEQGEAPPVVADETEAPSVPAVEGDGTERSTSLSGDAGDAGDDGDDDEDEDDPLVEEGEIAGDYLEQLLDVLDFDGDIDLDVEGDRAMVSIDGGSDLQKLVGGGEVLDALQELTRLAVQQVTGERSRLMLDIAGWRAARREKLTALGVAVAARVLSSGEREELDPMTPFERKIVHDAVAGIDGVVSESEGAEPQRRVVVLVPS, encoded by the coding sequence ATGCAGGAACGAGGAGTGGAGCACGTGGTGGACGAACGAGCCGTGGACGCAGCAGAGCAGGGTGAGGCGCCGCCGGTGGTCGCCGACGAGACCGAGGCACCGTCCGTGCCCGCGGTCGAGGGTGACGGAACCGAGCGCAGCACGAGCCTCTCCGGAGACGCCGGAGACGCCGGCGACGACGGGGACGACGACGAGGACGAGGACGATCCCCTCGTCGAGGAGGGCGAGATCGCCGGTGACTACCTCGAGCAGCTGCTCGACGTGCTGGACTTCGACGGTGACATCGACCTCGACGTGGAGGGCGATCGCGCGATGGTGAGCATCGACGGTGGCAGCGACCTGCAGAAGCTGGTGGGGGGTGGCGAGGTGCTCGACGCCCTGCAAGAGCTGACCCGGCTGGCCGTTCAGCAGGTGACCGGCGAGCGCAGCCGGTTGATGCTGGACATCGCGGGGTGGCGCGCCGCGCGACGGGAGAAGCTGACGGCGCTGGGCGTTGCCGTGGCCGCCCGTGTGCTGTCCTCGGGTGAGCGCGAGGAGCTCGACCCGATGACGCCCTTCGAGCGCAAGATCGTGCACGACGCGGTGGCGGGGATCGACGGCGTGGTCAGCGAGAGCGAGGGTGCGGAGCCGCAGCGCCGTGTGGTGGTCCTGGTCCCCAGCTGA
- a CDS encoding ParA family protein, with amino-acid sequence MEFEDTPIGAAAQRATKVLHPGGETLPKPSSRRVLTVANQKGGVGKTTSTVNLAAALALHGLTVLVVDLDPQGNASTALGVEHHSGVSSIYEVLLGELPLADAVQTSPESERLLCVPATIDLAGAEIELVSLVAREARLKNALDGATMDRLGVDFVLIDCPPSLGLLTVNALVAATEVLIPIQCEYYALEGVGQLLKNLELVQAHLNPALHVSTILLTMYDGRTKLSDQVANEVRRHFGEVVLRTVIPRSVKISEAPGYGQTVLTYDPGSRGAMSYLDAGREVAVRGDVTLRPQDTTTGGDSAREEPA; translated from the coding sequence ATGGAGTTCGAGGACACCCCGATCGGCGCTGCGGCGCAGCGGGCGACCAAGGTCCTGCATCCGGGAGGTGAGACGCTGCCGAAGCCGTCCAGCCGTCGCGTGCTCACGGTGGCGAACCAGAAGGGCGGTGTCGGCAAGACGACGAGCACCGTCAACCTGGCGGCTGCGCTCGCGCTGCACGGGCTGACGGTTCTCGTGGTGGACCTCGACCCGCAGGGCAACGCCAGCACCGCGCTGGGCGTCGAGCACCACTCCGGAGTGTCGTCGATCTACGAGGTCCTCCTCGGCGAGCTCCCGCTCGCTGACGCGGTGCAGACCAGCCCCGAGTCCGAGCGCCTGCTGTGCGTCCCCGCCACGATCGACCTGGCGGGCGCGGAGATCGAGCTGGTGTCCCTGGTGGCACGAGAGGCACGCCTGAAGAACGCCCTGGACGGTGCGACGATGGATCGGCTCGGAGTCGACTTCGTCCTCATCGACTGCCCACCGTCCCTGGGGCTGCTCACCGTGAACGCACTCGTCGCGGCGACGGAGGTGCTGATCCCCATCCAGTGCGAGTACTACGCCCTGGAGGGGGTGGGGCAGCTGTTGAAGAACCTGGAGCTCGTGCAGGCCCACCTCAACCCCGCCCTGCACGTGTCGACGATCCTGCTGACGATGTACGACGGGCGCACGAAGCTTTCCGACCAGGTGGCGAACGAGGTGCGACGCCACTTCGGAGAGGTGGTGCTCAGGACCGTGATCCCGCGGAGCGTGAAGATCTCCGAGGCCCCCGGCTACGGGCAGACGGTGCTGACCTACGACCCGGGTTCACGTGGAGCCATGAGCTATCTCGACGCCGGGCGCGAGGTGGCAGTGCGCGGTGATGTGACGTTGCGCCCGCAGGACACGACGACGGGCGGGGACTCGGCCCGGGAGGAGCCCGCATGA
- the recF gene encoding DNA replication/repair protein RecF (All proteins in this family for which functions are known are DNA-binding proteins that assist the filamentation of RecA onto DNA for the initiation of recombination or recombinational repair.), translating to MHVRHLGVTDFRSWPSAELALAPGVSVLLGRNGQGKTNLVEAVGYLATLSSHRVSTDAPLVRSGAERAVARAAVVNDGRELLVEVAITPGRANKARINRSPVGRPREVLGILRTVLFAPEDLALVRGDPGERRRFLDDLLVTRRPRLAGVRADYEKVLRQRSALLKSAGAALRRGGARDGSATATLDVWDTHLAEHGSLLLAARLDLLAELAPHVTGSYAALAPESRPAALRYRSSLGEVLPEGYGRPGAERADPELLEACLLSELARVRTQEVDRGVCLVGPHRDDVELTLGDHPAKGYASHGESWSYALALRLGSFALLRAEGSDPVLVLDDVFAELDLRRRSALATVAATAEQVLITAAVAEDVPAELDGARFEVVAVDTEQGRTSQVHRVR from the coding sequence GTGCACGTCCGACACCTGGGGGTCACCGACTTCCGGTCGTGGCCGAGCGCGGAGCTCGCGCTGGCGCCCGGGGTCAGCGTGCTGCTCGGTCGCAACGGGCAGGGCAAGACGAACCTGGTGGAGGCCGTCGGCTACCTGGCCACCCTCTCCTCGCACCGGGTCTCCACCGACGCGCCCCTGGTGCGCAGCGGGGCGGAGCGCGCCGTGGCCCGCGCCGCGGTGGTCAACGACGGCCGCGAGCTGCTGGTCGAGGTGGCCATCACCCCCGGCAGGGCCAACAAGGCCCGGATCAACCGCTCGCCGGTCGGCCGGCCGCGGGAGGTGCTCGGGATCCTGCGCACGGTGCTCTTCGCCCCCGAGGACCTCGCCCTGGTGCGCGGCGACCCCGGCGAGCGCCGCCGCTTCCTCGACGACCTGCTCGTGACACGACGTCCCCGGCTGGCCGGGGTGCGGGCCGACTACGAGAAGGTGCTGCGCCAGCGCTCGGCCCTGCTCAAGTCCGCCGGTGCGGCGCTGCGCCGGGGAGGCGCGCGGGACGGTTCCGCCACGGCGACGCTGGACGTGTGGGACACCCACCTCGCCGAGCACGGCTCCCTGCTGCTGGCCGCCCGGCTCGACCTGCTCGCCGAGCTCGCGCCGCACGTCACCGGGTCCTACGCGGCGCTGGCCCCGGAGTCCCGCCCCGCCGCGCTGCGCTACCGCAGCAGCCTGGGTGAGGTGCTGCCCGAGGGGTACGGACGGCCCGGCGCGGAGCGGGCCGACCCCGAGCTGCTGGAGGCGTGCCTGCTCAGCGAGCTCGCCCGGGTGCGCACCCAGGAGGTCGACCGCGGCGTGTGCCTGGTGGGGCCCCACCGCGACGACGTGGAGCTCACCCTCGGCGACCACCCGGCGAAGGGCTACGCCAGCCACGGCGAGTCGTGGAGCTACGCGCTGGCCCTGCGCCTGGGCAGCTTCGCCCTGCTCCGCGCGGAGGGCAGCGACCCCGTGCTGGTGCTCGACGACGTCTTCGCCGAGCTCGACCTGCGCCGGCGCAGCGCGCTGGCCACGGTGGCGGCCACCGCGGAGCAGGTGCTCATCACCGCGGCCGTGGCCGAGGACGTGCCCGCAGAGCTCGACGGCGCCCGGTTCGAGGTGGTGGCGGTGGACACCGAGCAGGGCCGCACGTCGCAGGTGCACCGTGTTCGCTGA
- a CDS encoding ParB/RepB/Spo0J family partition protein yields MSEQKRGGLGRGLAALIPSGPSAGPRLGSAAADVIIGGGRPVGAAAPSGGPVYRELALSDIVPNAQQPRTVFDEEALAELVHSIREFGLLQPVVVRETTPGSYELVMGERRWRASEAAGLSTIPAIVRSTADQDMLRDALLENIHRAQLNPLEEAAAYQQLLQEFDVTHEELASRLGRSRPVVSNTIRLLRLPVAVQRRVAAGVLSAGHARALLSLDGSSAEQEELAARIVAEGMSVRATEEAVVLLRSRADQGSTPAPPSVRRPIQMPGLQDVAERLSDSFDTRVTVSLGKRKGKIVVEFGSVDDLERIVQLMSGEQSSRP; encoded by the coding sequence ATGAGCGAGCAGAAGCGGGGCGGGCTCGGGCGAGGTCTGGCCGCCCTGATCCCCAGCGGGCCGTCGGCGGGGCCACGTCTCGGCAGCGCCGCGGCCGACGTCATCATCGGCGGTGGCCGTCCCGTGGGTGCCGCAGCACCGAGCGGCGGGCCCGTGTACCGCGAGCTCGCGCTGTCCGACATCGTGCCCAACGCCCAGCAGCCGCGGACGGTGTTCGACGAGGAGGCCCTCGCCGAGCTCGTGCACTCCATCCGAGAGTTCGGCCTGCTCCAGCCGGTGGTGGTGCGCGAGACGACGCCGGGGAGCTACGAGCTGGTCATGGGTGAGCGGCGGTGGCGGGCCAGCGAGGCGGCAGGGCTGAGCACCATCCCCGCGATCGTTCGGTCGACCGCCGATCAGGACATGCTGCGCGACGCGCTGCTGGAGAACATCCACCGAGCGCAGCTCAACCCGTTGGAGGAGGCCGCGGCGTACCAGCAGCTGCTGCAGGAGTTCGACGTGACCCACGAGGAGCTCGCGTCCCGACTCGGCCGGTCACGTCCGGTGGTCAGCAACACCATCCGGCTGCTGCGCCTCCCGGTGGCGGTGCAGCGACGCGTGGCCGCCGGAGTGCTCTCGGCCGGGCACGCGCGGGCGCTGCTGTCGCTGGACGGGTCGAGCGCGGAACAGGAGGAGCTGGCGGCGCGCATCGTGGCCGAGGGGATGTCGGTGCGTGCCACGGAGGAGGCTGTGGTGCTGCTGCGATCACGGGCTGATCAGGGGAGCACCCCCGCTCCCCCCTCGGTCCGCCGGCCGATCCAGATGCCGGGGTTGCAGGACGTGGCCGAACGGCTGTCGGACAGCTTCGACACCCGGGTGACCGTCAGCCTGGGCAAGCGGAAGGGCAAGATCGTGGTCGAGTTCGGCTCGGTGGACGACCTCGAGAGGATCGTGCAGCTCATGAGCGGTGAGCAGTCGTCACGGCCCTGA
- the dnaN gene encoding DNA polymerase III subunit beta — MKFRVAREELAEAVAWVARSLPSRPPVPVLGGVLLATGAPGSGDAGDGLTVSGFDYEVSAQVGVAAEVAEAGRVLVSGRLLADITRSLPNKPVDVTVDGTRVQIVCGSARFSLPTMPVEDYPQLPAMPSSTGSLPGDAFAEAVAQVAVAAGRDDTLPMLTGVRVEIEGSTVVLAATDRFRLAVREFTWNPDETTGAAVSTAVLVPARTLSESAKTLSGAGDVQLALGSLTPGAGDGLMGLAGAGRRTTTRLLDAEFPKFRQLLPAEHASVAEVDVAPLVESIKRVALMSERGAQVRLEFSADGLKLSAGGDDEGKAEEELPADFTGEPLTIAFNPGYLLDGLAVLHSERVLMGFTTPSRPAVLRPAPAESVPLEGDGPFPAPVSEYTYLLMPVRLPG; from the coding sequence ATGAAGTTCCGGGTCGCTCGCGAGGAGCTCGCCGAGGCCGTGGCCTGGGTCGCCAGGAGCCTGCCCTCGCGCCCGCCGGTCCCGGTCCTCGGTGGTGTCCTGCTCGCCACGGGAGCTCCCGGCAGCGGCGATGCCGGCGACGGCCTCACGGTGTCCGGTTTCGACTACGAGGTCTCGGCCCAGGTCGGTGTCGCGGCCGAGGTCGCCGAGGCCGGTCGCGTGCTCGTCTCGGGCCGGCTGCTCGCCGACATCACGCGCTCGCTGCCCAACAAGCCGGTCGACGTGACGGTGGACGGCACCCGGGTCCAGATCGTCTGCGGCAGTGCCCGCTTCTCGCTGCCGACCATGCCGGTCGAGGACTACCCGCAGCTGCCCGCGATGCCGTCGAGCACCGGGTCGCTGCCGGGTGACGCGTTCGCCGAGGCCGTGGCCCAGGTCGCCGTGGCCGCCGGTCGCGACGACACGCTGCCGATGCTCACCGGGGTCCGGGTGGAGATCGAGGGCTCCACCGTGGTGCTGGCCGCCACCGACCGCTTCCGCCTCGCCGTCCGGGAGTTCACCTGGAACCCGGACGAGACCACCGGTGCCGCCGTGTCGACCGCCGTGCTCGTGCCGGCCCGCACCCTCAGCGAGTCGGCCAAGACCCTCAGCGGCGCCGGTGACGTGCAGCTGGCGCTGGGTTCTCTCACGCCGGGGGCCGGCGACGGTCTGATGGGCCTGGCCGGGGCCGGCCGCCGCACCACCACCCGCCTGCTGGACGCCGAGTTCCCGAAGTTCCGCCAGCTGCTCCCGGCCGAGCACGCGTCCGTGGCGGAGGTGGACGTGGCCCCGCTCGTGGAGTCGATCAAGCGGGTGGCCCTGATGTCCGAGCGCGGCGCGCAGGTGCGCCTGGAGTTCTCCGCCGACGGGCTGAAGCTCTCCGCGGGGGGCGACGACGAGGGCAAGGCCGAGGAGGAGCTCCCGGCCGACTTCACCGGGGAGCCGCTCACCATCGCGTTCAACCCCGGCTACCTGCTCGACGGTCTGGCGGTGCTGCACAGCGAGCGCGTGCTCATGGGGTTCACCACCCCGAGCCGGCCCGCGGTGCTGCGTCCGGCGCCGGCCGAGTCAGTGCCCCTGGAGGGCGACGGACCCTTCCCGGCGCCGGTGAGCGAGTACACCTACCTGCTCATGCCGGTCCGCCTGCCGGGCTGA
- the rnpA gene encoding ribonuclease P protein component translates to MLPADQRLTRPAEFSATVRHGRRAGRPRVVVHVLPPGPTSSAARSHLDQRPEPVTPAPGIVVHPRSARVGLVVSKAVGNAVVRHRVSRRLRHVVGPLVPRLATGTAVVLRALPAAATATSAELAADVGSALRRLGVLDDQP, encoded by the coding sequence GTGCTGCCGGCCGACCAGCGCCTGACGCGACCGGCGGAGTTCTCTGCGACGGTCCGACACGGGCGTCGGGCCGGGCGACCACGCGTCGTCGTCCACGTCCTGCCGCCCGGCCCAACGTCCTCGGCAGCCCGGTCCCACCTCGACCAGCGCCCGGAGCCGGTGACCCCGGCCCCGGGCATCGTCGTGCACCCACGGTCGGCGAGGGTGGGGCTGGTGGTGAGCAAGGCCGTCGGGAACGCCGTGGTGCGTCACCGGGTCTCCCGGCGGCTGCGGCACGTGGTGGGCCCGCTGGTGCCGAGGCTGGCCACGGGAACCGCCGTGGTGCTGCGAGCCCTTCCGGCGGCCGCCACGGCCACGTCGGCCGAGCTCGCGGCGGACGTGGGCTCGGCGCTTCGCCGCCTGGGTGTGCTGGACGACCAGCCGTGA